Proteins encoded together in one Lysinibacter cavernae window:
- a CDS encoding AI-2E family transporter: protein MTESTPPTNAPPTWRDGYGHVATRALQTIIILVLAVGVIYAFIQLKIVVIPVIIALIIASAFSPVLGWMRRRGLPGALAATICLVASVIVIGGVIWLIVTQVQKDWAKLAQQATDGFNEALDWFNHLDLPIDTSKIQEIQDGLLDFVTSGSFATGALSGVAAAGELITSTLLTIVILFFFMKDGPKIWHFMTGRLATAVRIKTDRVAERSVTVLGGYVRGTATVALVDATGIGVALLILQVPLALPLSIIVFIGGFIPIVGATVAGILAALVALVTNGIWGAIIVVAVVILVQQLEGNFLQPVLMGNALKLHPLVILIALTAGTVLGGIIGAILSVPITAVGWAIAKAWFGEDDYGAVGKLDLDDFGENPDVEVLSTEEPPTQSVL, encoded by the coding sequence ATGACTGAGTCGACTCCCCCAACAAACGCTCCGCCAACCTGGCGCGATGGCTACGGCCACGTGGCAACGCGCGCACTGCAAACCATCATCATCCTGGTGCTCGCGGTTGGCGTCATTTACGCGTTCATCCAGCTCAAGATCGTCGTCATTCCCGTCATCATCGCGCTCATCATCGCGAGTGCCTTCAGCCCAGTTCTCGGCTGGATGCGAAGGCGCGGACTGCCAGGCGCGCTTGCTGCGACCATCTGCCTCGTTGCGAGCGTCATCGTGATTGGCGGCGTCATCTGGCTCATCGTTACCCAGGTGCAAAAAGATTGGGCCAAACTTGCGCAGCAAGCAACGGACGGCTTCAACGAGGCTCTTGACTGGTTCAACCACCTCGATCTACCCATCGACACGTCAAAGATCCAGGAGATCCAGGATGGGCTCCTCGACTTTGTCACGAGCGGTTCATTCGCAACCGGCGCGCTTTCCGGCGTAGCCGCAGCCGGCGAGCTCATCACATCGACACTGCTCACGATTGTCATTCTGTTCTTCTTCATGAAGGACGGGCCAAAGATCTGGCACTTCATGACGGGACGCCTCGCAACCGCAGTCCGGATCAAAACGGACCGCGTGGCTGAGCGCAGCGTCACCGTACTCGGTGGCTACGTTCGCGGCACCGCAACCGTGGCGCTCGTCGATGCGACGGGCATTGGAGTGGCACTGCTTATCCTGCAGGTGCCCCTCGCGCTTCCCCTATCGATCATCGTCTTTATTGGTGGATTCATCCCCATCGTTGGGGCGACGGTTGCCGGAATCCTTGCCGCGCTTGTTGCCCTCGTCACCAACGGCATCTGGGGCGCGATCATCGTTGTTGCCGTGGTCATCCTCGTGCAGCAGCTTGAGGGCAACTTCTTGCAGCCGGTGCTCATGGGTAACGCGCTCAAGCTCCACCCGCTTGTCATCCTGATTGCGCTGACCGCCGGCACCGTGCTCGGTGGCATCATTGGCGCTATCCTCTCGGTTCCGATCACCGCGGTCGGCTGGGCCATCGCCAAGGCGTGGTTTGGCGAAGACGACTACGGGGCCGTTGGCAAACTCGACCTTGACGATTTTGGAGAGAATCCCGACGTCGAGGTGCTCTCGACAGAGGAACCCCCTACGCAATCCGTTTTGTGA
- a CDS encoding FAD-binding dehydrogenase, translated as MAQKNAQDADVIIVGAGLSGLVAAAELIDAGKRVILVDQEPESNLGGQAWWSFGGLFLVDSPEQRRLGVHDSFELARQDWFGTAGFDRPEDNWPRQWAEAYLHFAHGEKRAWLKSLGVSFFPIVGWAERGGYGAIGHGNSVPRFHITWGTGPGIVAPFEAILRRGIDEDLVTYRPRHRVTELLVEAGSIIGVAGELLAPSPSARGQASSRLVTDTFELHASAVIVTSGGIGGNHELVRKAWPERLGTPPEHMLSGVPAHVDGLMLGVAEQAGANLINGDRMWHYVEGITNWDPVWEKHGIRILPGPSSLWLDATGKRLPVPLFPGFDTLGTLEHIQQTGYDHSWFILTQKIIEKEFALSGSEQNPDLTGKDLKLLLKRVGPGAPGPVEAFKEHGEDFVVANTLAELLAGMQKLSDAPLNAESVIREVQARDREILNPFTKDLQVTAIRGARNYRGDKLIRVAKPHRLLDQSAGPLIAVKLNILTRKSLGGIETDLQGRVLNAAGAPIDGLYAAGEASGFGGGGVHGYRALEGTFLGGCLFSGRTAGRAAARAV; from the coding sequence ATGGCACAGAAAAACGCACAGGATGCAGACGTCATCATCGTGGGGGCGGGCCTCTCTGGGCTTGTTGCGGCGGCGGAACTGATCGACGCTGGCAAACGCGTCATCCTGGTTGATCAAGAACCCGAAAGCAACCTCGGCGGGCAGGCCTGGTGGTCCTTTGGCGGGTTGTTCCTCGTCGACAGCCCAGAACAGCGCAGACTCGGCGTACACGACAGCTTCGAGTTAGCGAGACAAGACTGGTTCGGAACGGCTGGCTTCGACCGGCCCGAAGACAACTGGCCTCGGCAGTGGGCAGAGGCATACCTCCACTTCGCACACGGCGAGAAACGCGCCTGGCTCAAATCGCTTGGCGTCTCGTTCTTCCCGATTGTTGGATGGGCGGAACGCGGAGGATACGGCGCTATCGGTCACGGCAACTCGGTCCCACGATTCCACATCACCTGGGGAACGGGACCAGGCATCGTCGCGCCGTTCGAAGCAATCCTCAGGCGCGGCATCGACGAGGACCTCGTCACGTACCGTCCGCGTCACCGAGTCACCGAGTTGCTCGTTGAGGCTGGCAGCATCATCGGCGTTGCCGGTGAATTGCTCGCGCCGAGCCCTTCAGCCCGCGGGCAAGCCAGCAGCAGGCTCGTCACCGACACGTTCGAGCTCCACGCCAGTGCGGTTATCGTCACGAGCGGTGGCATCGGCGGCAACCACGAGCTCGTGCGTAAGGCCTGGCCAGAACGGCTTGGGACGCCGCCCGAGCATATGCTGTCAGGCGTACCAGCACACGTTGATGGCCTCATGCTCGGCGTTGCAGAGCAGGCAGGCGCCAACCTCATCAACGGCGACAGGATGTGGCACTACGTTGAGGGCATCACCAATTGGGATCCGGTTTGGGAGAAACACGGCATCCGTATTCTTCCCGGCCCGTCGTCTCTGTGGCTGGATGCGACCGGCAAGCGGTTGCCGGTTCCGCTGTTCCCCGGTTTTGATACCCTCGGCACGCTCGAGCACATCCAACAAACGGGCTACGACCACTCGTGGTTTATCCTCACGCAAAAGATTATCGAGAAGGAGTTCGCGCTCTCTGGAAGCGAACAGAATCCCGACCTCACCGGCAAAGACCTCAAGCTGCTGCTCAAACGAGTTGGCCCTGGCGCGCCAGGTCCCGTCGAAGCATTCAAGGAGCACGGCGAGGATTTTGTTGTTGCCAACACCCTCGCAGAGCTGCTGGCCGGCATGCAGAAGCTGAGTGACGCGCCGCTCAACGCCGAGTCGGTTATCCGTGAAGTTCAGGCAAGAGACCGCGAGATTCTCAACCCCTTCACCAAAGACCTGCAGGTCACGGCCATCAGGGGCGCAAGGAACTATCGGGGCGACAAACTCATCCGCGTCGCAAAACCGCATCGCTTGCTCGACCAGTCTGCGGGGCCGCTCATCGCGGTCAAACTCAACATCCTCACCCGCAAGAGCCTTGGTGGAATCGAGACCGACCTGCAGGGGCGTGTCCTCAACGCTGCCGGCGCCCCGATCGACGGGCTCTACGCCGCCGGCGAGGCAAGTGGATTCGGCGGCGGCGGCGTGCACGGCTACCGTGCCCTCGAGGGTACCTTCCTCGGTGGATGCCTCTTCAGCGGCAGGACGGCAGGTCGCGCGGCTGCCCGCGCAGTGTGA
- a CDS encoding acyl-CoA thioesterase — translation MANTPETTGSLETLFETLTLESNGARTTEEIFVGKPMQTPHGRAFGGQILAQAIMAASQTIDRERVMHSMHGYFLRPGDTNVPMTYSVDRLYDGRSFSTRRTQVYQGGKPMLSMIASFQSTDPGLEHQKNFDMSSVPAPEDIPSLWDRYGSLAGTHPRVDWILQRPFDIRHTESPIFLGVEGAKVAHQAEWVKTLGPVPDAPEFHRAALAFASDYSILEPIQRRHGISWTTPGLSAASLDHAMWFHRPFRVDEWLLFVTESPSAQGGRGLSTGRVYSRDGVLVASLSQEGMVRVPEAPVVEDQTLV, via the coding sequence GTGGCGAATACCCCAGAAACAACTGGTTCACTTGAGACCCTGTTTGAGACCCTGACGCTCGAATCGAATGGGGCTCGCACAACCGAAGAGATTTTTGTTGGCAAACCGATGCAGACGCCACACGGGCGCGCATTCGGCGGTCAGATCTTGGCCCAGGCCATTATGGCGGCGTCACAAACCATCGACAGGGAACGCGTCATGCATTCGATGCACGGATATTTTCTGCGACCCGGCGATACAAACGTGCCCATGACGTATTCGGTGGACCGGCTTTACGACGGCCGCTCGTTTTCGACGCGGCGCACGCAGGTGTATCAGGGTGGAAAACCGATGCTTTCAATGATCGCGTCGTTCCAGTCGACTGACCCAGGACTCGAACACCAGAAGAACTTCGACATGTCAAGCGTGCCTGCGCCCGAGGACATCCCGAGCCTTTGGGACCGTTATGGTTCTCTCGCTGGAACCCATCCACGCGTCGACTGGATTCTGCAGCGCCCATTTGACATCCGACACACGGAGTCGCCGATCTTTCTTGGCGTTGAGGGGGCGAAGGTCGCGCATCAGGCAGAGTGGGTGAAGACCCTTGGTCCGGTCCCGGATGCCCCGGAGTTTCACCGCGCCGCCCTTGCCTTTGCGAGCGATTATTCAATTCTTGAGCCGATCCAGCGCCGGCACGGTATTTCCTGGACGACGCCTGGACTGAGCGCGGCAAGCCTCGATCATGCCATGTGGTTTCACCGGCCGTTTCGCGTTGACGAGTGGCTGTTGTTTGTGACCGAGTCGCCAAGCGCACAGGGGGGACGGGGGCTCTCGACCGGGCGCGTGTATTCTCGCGATGGCGTACTCGTGGCAAGCCTCTCGCAGGAGGGCATGGTCCGCGTACCGGAGGCGCCAGTGGTGGAGGATCAGACCCTGGTGTAA
- a CDS encoding acyl-CoA thioesterase: protein MRDQVILQLRWADLDAYGHVNNAVMLRLLEEARIRWMWKPAGGTASRDSQIFDASPTSDTIMVIAHQEIEYRAVLPYLDEGININVWIGAIGGSSLDLYYEIYGAAGAEAETLYVRASSTVVVMDAAAQKPRRLSTDERAAMQPYLGEPLQLGRKRG from the coding sequence ATGCGCGACCAGGTCATTCTCCAGCTCCGCTGGGCCGATTTGGACGCCTACGGACACGTCAACAACGCCGTGATGCTGCGCCTCCTTGAGGAGGCGCGCATCCGGTGGATGTGGAAGCCCGCAGGTGGAACCGCATCGCGCGACAGTCAAATCTTTGACGCTTCACCGACGTCTGACACCATCATGGTGATCGCGCACCAAGAAATTGAGTACCGTGCCGTGCTGCCCTACCTCGACGAGGGCATCAACATCAACGTATGGATTGGCGCCATAGGCGGATCCAGCCTCGACCTCTACTACGAGATCTACGGCGCAGCCGGCGCCGAGGCCGAGACGCTCTATGTGCGAGCCTCAAGCACGGTGGTCGTCATGGATGCGGCCGCCCAGAAACCCCGCCGGCTCAGCACCGACGAACGTGCGGCAATGCAGCCCTACCTTGGCGAACCGTTACAGCTCGGCCGCAAGCGCGGCTGA
- the ettA gene encoding energy-dependent translational throttle protein EttA: protein MAEYIYQMVRARKAHGDKVILDDVSMSFIPGAKIGVVGPNGAGKSTILKIMAGLDTPSNGEAHLTPGYTVGILLQEPELDEEGTVLSNVEAGVAEIKSKIDRFNEISAEMANPDADYDVLLPEMGTLQEEIDAADAWDLESQLEQAMDALRCPPADAIVKNLSGGEKRRVALCKLLLQKPDLLLLDEPTNHLDAESVLWLEQHLSKYPGAVLAVTHDRYFLDHVAEWIAEVDRGRLYPYEGNYSTYLEKKQERLQVQGKKDAKLSKRLAEELEWVRSNAKGRQAKSKARLARYEEMAAEAERTKKLDFEEIQIPAGPRLGQVVLEAKDLKKGFGDRVLIDNLSFTLPRNGIVGIIGPNGVGKTTLFKTIVGLEELDGGELKVGETVKLSYVDQSRGGIDPKKTLWEVVSDGLDYIQVGNTEIPSRAYVSTFGFKGPDQQKPAGVLSGGERNRLNLALTLKQGGNLLLLDEPTNDLDVETLGSLENALLEFPGCAVVITHDRWFLDRIATHILAYEGTEENPSYWHWFEGNFEAYEENKIARLGPDAAKPSRASYRKLTRD, encoded by the coding sequence ATGGCTGAATACATTTACCAAATGGTGCGTGCGCGCAAGGCGCACGGTGACAAAGTAATCCTCGACGACGTTTCGATGTCGTTCATCCCCGGCGCAAAGATTGGTGTTGTTGGTCCCAACGGTGCCGGTAAATCGACCATCCTCAAAATCATGGCTGGGCTTGACACTCCGAGCAACGGTGAAGCACACCTCACTCCCGGCTACACGGTTGGCATCCTGCTGCAGGAGCCAGAGCTCGACGAAGAGGGCACCGTCCTCTCCAACGTTGAGGCCGGCGTAGCAGAGATCAAATCGAAGATCGATCGTTTTAACGAGATCTCGGCTGAGATGGCAAACCCCGACGCCGACTACGATGTCCTGTTGCCCGAAATGGGCACGCTGCAGGAAGAAATCGACGCAGCCGACGCATGGGACCTCGAGTCGCAGCTGGAGCAGGCCATGGATGCACTTCGTTGCCCTCCGGCCGATGCCATTGTGAAGAACCTCTCCGGTGGTGAGAAGCGCCGAGTAGCGCTCTGTAAACTGCTGCTGCAAAAGCCAGACCTGCTGCTCCTTGACGAACCAACAAACCACCTCGACGCCGAAAGCGTTTTGTGGCTTGAGCAGCACCTGTCAAAGTACCCAGGCGCAGTCCTCGCCGTCACACACGACCGGTACTTCCTCGACCACGTTGCCGAGTGGATCGCAGAAGTTGACCGCGGGCGTCTCTACCCATACGAGGGTAACTACTCGACCTACCTCGAGAAGAAACAAGAACGACTTCAGGTGCAGGGTAAAAAGGATGCCAAACTTTCGAAGCGTCTCGCGGAAGAACTCGAATGGGTTCGCTCGAACGCCAAGGGACGTCAGGCAAAGTCGAAGGCTCGTTTGGCTCGCTACGAAGAAATGGCAGCCGAAGCCGAGCGCACCAAAAAGCTAGACTTCGAAGAAATTCAGATCCCAGCAGGTCCACGTCTTGGCCAGGTTGTGCTCGAAGCGAAGGACCTGAAAAAAGGTTTTGGCGACCGCGTGCTGATCGACAACCTGTCGTTTACGCTTCCGCGGAACGGCATCGTGGGCATCATCGGCCCCAACGGTGTCGGAAAGACCACGCTCTTCAAGACCATCGTTGGCCTTGAAGAACTCGACGGTGGCGAGCTCAAAGTCGGAGAGACCGTAAAGCTCTCATATGTTGACCAGTCTCGTGGCGGAATCGATCCAAAGAAAACACTTTGGGAAGTTGTATCCGACGGTCTCGACTACATCCAGGTTGGCAACACCGAAATTCCATCGCGTGCCTACGTATCGACATTCGGGTTCAAGGGGCCAGACCAGCAGAAGCCGGCAGGAGTGCTGTCGGGTGGAGAGCGAAACCGCCTCAACCTCGCACTCACGCTCAAGCAGGGCGGGAACCTGCTGCTGCTTGATGAGCCGACAAACGACCTCGACGTAGAAACACTTGGTAGCCTCGAAAACGCGCTGCTTGAGTTCCCCGGTTGTGCCGTGGTCATTACACACGACCGGTGGTTCCTTGACCGAATCGCAACGCACATCCTTGCCTACGAAGGTACAGAAGAAAACCCCTCGTACTGGCACTGGTTTGAAGGAAACTTCGAAGCCTACGAAGAAAACAAGATCGCGCGTCTTGGCCCCGATGCTGCAAAGCCATCGCGTGCCTCGTACCGCAAGCTGACGCGCGACTAA
- a CDS encoding DUF6993 domain-containing protein produces the protein MKNRILLSGAAAVAVVGLLTGCGVIDTIVGKPPAVNPTNAPTFATTDPVPEFVPDGTAAENLPFFNYTNLAYATGADPINGQNAVNTLVNAGFDKAAMQVSFDTSAKGLAADNIFVSVLMGDQCLMGQYVVEDRSYVGAVEPALGPNKSVCNPSATRPIDW, from the coding sequence GTGAAAAATCGAATCTTGCTCTCCGGCGCTGCCGCTGTCGCTGTTGTCGGTCTTCTGACCGGATGTGGCGTCATCGATACCATTGTGGGCAAACCCCCCGCGGTTAACCCCACAAACGCCCCCACCTTTGCAACGACTGACCCCGTTCCAGAGTTTGTGCCTGACGGAACCGCAGCAGAAAACCTGCCGTTCTTCAACTACACAAATCTGGCCTATGCGACGGGTGCCGACCCAATCAACGGTCAAAACGCGGTCAACACCCTTGTGAACGCTGGCTTCGATAAGGCTGCGATGCAGGTTTCCTTTGACACCAGCGCAAAGGGGCTCGCTGCTGACAATATCTTCGTATCTGTGTTGATGGGAGACCAGTGCCTCATGGGTCAGTACGTGGTAGAAGACCGCTCATATGTCGGAGCAGTTGAACCCGCACTTGGTCCAAACAAGAGTGTCTGCAACCCGTCAGCGACCCGGCCCATAGACTGGTAG
- a CDS encoding single-stranded DNA-binding protein, translating to MNDTLNITGVVATTPRHVVTTEGLAIASFRLASAQRRYNRATNTWSDGDTNWYTVTAFRQLAINIAASIHRGERVVLSGRLRLKPWQNGDKNGLNVEIDADSVGHDLNWGTSAFARVQHASSPDALAAQTNNHGGQGESPPATATESDAWATLPDQATSIQAGDGERFDQGVDNQRTVRDPRRSQQQGVHTETVTGPSTELPEAAVPF from the coding sequence ATGAACGACACACTCAATATCACGGGCGTTGTTGCCACAACCCCGCGTCATGTGGTGACGACCGAGGGGCTTGCCATCGCCTCATTTCGTCTCGCCTCGGCACAGCGGCGTTATAATAGGGCTACAAACACGTGGTCAGACGGCGATACCAACTGGTACACGGTAACGGCGTTTCGCCAGCTTGCGATCAACATCGCGGCCTCAATTCATCGCGGAGAGCGGGTTGTTCTCTCTGGCCGCTTGCGGCTAAAGCCCTGGCAGAACGGCGACAAGAATGGCCTTAACGTTGAGATAGACGCTGATTCCGTTGGCCACGACCTGAACTGGGGCACGTCTGCGTTTGCGCGAGTGCAGCATGCTTCGAGTCCCGATGCCCTAGCGGCACAAACCAATAACCACGGCGGGCAGGGGGAGTCACCACCTGCCACAGCTACAGAATCCGATGCCTGGGCAACGCTCCCTGATCAGGCAACCTCAATCCAGGCCGGTGACGGCGAACGATTTGACCAGGGCGTTGATAATCAACGCACTGTTCGTGATCCTCGCCGTTCTCAACAGCAAGGCGTGCACACCGAGACGGTAACCGGGCCATCAACAGAGTTGCCGGAGGCTGCCGTTCCCTTTTAG
- a CDS encoding alpha/beta hydrolase translates to MENFGSNWADETIPLPYTEGTASARPQAVFPQWLSTAERNNDVSKQSSRRPLRIIGYALLAVVLAGVLVATLSPWPSSLLIRTVFEAGARATVSEMLPSVPDSSRFDESTIDLEAASPGLTAPFFSASASKDPLPVVVWIHGGAWISGTADDVSPYLKMIAAEGYAAVGLNYTLSPETTYPTAIGQLTTSLGLIVERADELGIDANRIVLAGDSAGAQLASQLAAIITNPDYARLMSLEAPISPKQLVGTVLNCGVYDLQSMSQLNGIFAWGFKSALWAYTGTKNWSDTSAGATMSTIDFVTTDFPPTFISGGNGDNLTWLQSIPMSQRLNELEVDTTSLFWPADHQPALPHEYQFHLDLDEAHTAFDETIRFLDRVTASPTEQQ, encoded by the coding sequence GTGGAAAACTTCGGATCGAATTGGGCCGACGAGACGATCCCCCTCCCCTACACTGAAGGCACAGCATCCGCCCGACCACAAGCCGTGTTCCCCCAGTGGCTGTCAACCGCCGAACGGAACAACGACGTGAGCAAACAATCTTCGAGACGCCCGCTGCGAATTATTGGATACGCTCTGCTTGCGGTTGTGCTTGCAGGGGTGCTCGTGGCAACGCTCTCCCCGTGGCCGTCGTCACTCCTCATTAGAACCGTCTTCGAGGCCGGCGCACGCGCAACCGTCAGCGAGATGCTGCCGAGCGTCCCAGACTCCAGCAGGTTCGATGAGTCAACCATTGATCTCGAAGCGGCTAGCCCAGGACTCACCGCACCGTTCTTCAGCGCATCCGCCTCGAAAGATCCGTTACCGGTTGTTGTCTGGATTCACGGTGGGGCCTGGATCTCCGGCACGGCTGACGATGTGTCGCCCTATCTCAAGATGATTGCGGCCGAGGGTTACGCTGCGGTCGGCTTGAATTACACGCTGTCACCGGAAACGACGTACCCAACAGCGATCGGACAGCTCACAACGTCGCTCGGACTCATCGTGGAACGGGCCGACGAACTTGGTATCGACGCAAACCGCATTGTACTTGCGGGAGATTCGGCTGGCGCACAGCTCGCAAGCCAGCTCGCAGCGATTATCACGAACCCGGATTACGCGCGCCTCATGAGTCTCGAGGCCCCTATCAGCCCAAAGCAGCTTGTTGGCACTGTGCTCAACTGCGGGGTCTACGATCTGCAGTCAATGTCTCAGCTGAATGGAATCTTCGCGTGGGGATTCAAGTCGGCTCTCTGGGCATACACCGGCACAAAGAACTGGTCGGATACGTCGGCGGGCGCAACGATGTCGACCATTGATTTTGTCACCACCGATTTTCCCCCGACCTTTATCAGCGGTGGCAACGGCGACAACCTCACATGGTTACAGTCCATACCGATGAGCCAGCGACTCAACGAGCTTGAAGTGGATACCACGAGCCTTTTCTGGCCTGCTGACCATCAACCAGCGCTGCCACACGAGTACCAATTCCATCTGGATCTTGACGAGGCGCACACCGCGTTTGACGAGACAATTCGGTTCCTTGACCGTGTGACGGCATCGCCGACCGAGCAACAGTAG
- the msrA gene encoding peptide-methionine (S)-S-oxide reductase MsrA, with the protein MTSFVVAGGCFWCLDAVYRTLRGVSDVVSGYTGGEDDAPTYEKVCTGSTGHAEAVKVVFDEQVIPAEVILNVFFTLHDPTQLNRQGADVGTQYRSAMFYNNEDEREQMQAALERAADWWPEPIVTTLSPLGTFYPAEDYHQDFFAKNPGQGYCMAVAVPKVNKIRASFSEYIQ; encoded by the coding sequence ATGACTTCTTTTGTTGTTGCCGGTGGTTGCTTTTGGTGTCTCGACGCGGTGTACCGCACCCTTCGTGGGGTCAGCGACGTGGTTTCTGGGTACACGGGCGGCGAAGATGACGCGCCAACGTATGAGAAGGTATGCACGGGAAGCACCGGGCATGCCGAAGCGGTCAAGGTTGTCTTTGACGAGCAGGTCATCCCGGCCGAAGTTATCCTCAACGTGTTCTTTACACTGCACGACCCAACACAACTCAACCGCCAGGGTGCCGATGTCGGCACACAATACCGCTCGGCGATGTTCTACAACAACGAAGACGAGCGCGAGCAGATGCAGGCAGCCCTTGAGCGTGCTGCCGATTGGTGGCCAGAACCCATCGTCACGACGCTTTCGCCACTAGGAACCTTCTACCCGGCAGAGGACTACCACCAAGACTTCTTCGCAAAGAACCCCGGTCAGGGATACTGCATGGCCGTTGCCGTTCCGAAGGTCAACAAGATTCGGGCCTCGTTTAGCGAGTACATTCAGTAG
- the nadE gene encoding ammonia-dependent NAD(+) synthetase: MRTRQAQIIEALGVLPEIDVEQEIESRVRFISDYFRSAGVARSLVLGISGGQDSSLAGRLCQLAVERLRTDGHDATFIAVRLPHGVQHDEDDAQLALSFIQPDRSVTFNIRQAVDGFADEFAEALDEPITDFNKGNVKARSRMIAQYAIAGQHAGLVVGTDHAAEAVTGFYTKYGDGGADLLPLSGLTKGQGRDLLVALNAPAALYLKAPTADLLDDTPGQTDEANLGLSYADIDAYLLGEAINADAAASIERRYQQSEHKRRMPVAPTDTWWRHTS, from the coding sequence ATGCGAACACGCCAAGCCCAGATCATTGAAGCGCTCGGGGTCTTGCCCGAGATCGACGTCGAACAAGAGATCGAATCCCGTGTGCGGTTTATCTCTGACTACTTCCGCTCTGCTGGTGTCGCTCGGTCGCTCGTACTCGGAATCAGCGGGGGCCAAGATTCGTCGCTCGCCGGTCGGCTCTGTCAGCTTGCGGTTGAGCGTCTTCGCACAGACGGTCACGATGCCACATTTATTGCGGTGCGGCTGCCCCACGGTGTGCAGCACGACGAAGACGACGCCCAACTGGCGCTCTCGTTCATTCAGCCCGATCGGTCAGTGACGTTCAACATTCGCCAGGCGGTTGATGGGTTTGCCGACGAGTTCGCTGAGGCACTCGACGAGCCCATCACGGATTTTAATAAGGGCAACGTTAAAGCGCGCTCGCGTATGATCGCGCAATACGCCATTGCCGGTCAGCACGCTGGCCTCGTGGTCGGAACAGATCACGCGGCCGAAGCCGTGACCGGCTTTTACACAAAGTACGGCGATGGAGGGGCAGATCTGCTTCCGCTGAGCGGCCTCACAAAGGGACAGGGCCGGGATCTGCTGGTCGCCCTCAACGCGCCAGCCGCGCTGTACCTCAAAGCACCAACAGCAGATCTGCTTGATGACACCCCTGGGCAGACAGACGAAGCAAACCTTGGCCTGAGCTACGCGGACATCGACGCGTACCTGCTTGGTGAGGCCATCAACGCGGATGCCGCGGCATCCATCGAGCGCCGTTACCAGCAGTCGGAACATAAGCGTCGGATGCCCGTTGCCCCAACAGACACGTGGTGGCGGCACACGTCCTAA
- a CDS encoding alpha/beta hydrolase, which translates to MAPHDETNNADSVRQAAGAAAAQTPPTHRPDLGPETAQGSVPEDEVPGWHADVLGAGYERLTLPLGTDDEGEVVATLVRAPKPSWWSTQRGVARNTDVVYIHGWSDYFFQTNLAEFWRERGARFYAIDLRKYGRSLRPGQTPGYVEDLTTYDADIEAALHEIGHGASQTSTRRLVLFGHSTGGLTLSLWAARHPGRATAMVLNSPWLELQTRELGRMAFAPMNSTLMKIGRKTPYPQIDRGFYTKSLLKQLGGEWEYNTAWRPELTFAVYPGWLDAVIKGHQTVAHKLHLTIPVYVMLSARSVIRTTWDESMRKADTVLDVEGVAARCKDLGESTTLVRLDGALHDVVLSSRPVRERAFAGLHTWLRGYLN; encoded by the coding sequence ATGGCACCTCACGACGAGACCAATAATGCTGACAGCGTTCGTCAAGCTGCCGGTGCTGCCGCGGCCCAGACTCCGCCGACACATCGACCAGATCTTGGGCCTGAAACGGCCCAAGGCTCCGTGCCAGAGGATGAGGTTCCAGGCTGGCACGCGGATGTGTTAGGCGCGGGATACGAGCGACTCACGCTTCCCCTTGGAACAGACGACGAGGGCGAAGTAGTCGCGACCCTCGTGCGTGCACCAAAACCAAGCTGGTGGTCAACACAGCGAGGCGTCGCGCGGAACACCGACGTGGTTTACATTCACGGTTGGTCAGATTATTTCTTCCAAACGAATCTCGCGGAGTTTTGGCGAGAGCGGGGTGCCCGTTTTTATGCGATTGATCTGCGCAAATACGGACGAAGCCTTCGACCAGGGCAAACCCCTGGCTACGTGGAAGACCTCACCACGTATGACGCGGATATTGAGGCAGCACTTCACGAGATTGGGCACGGTGCATCGCAGACGAGCACACGGCGACTGGTGCTCTTTGGCCACTCAACCGGCGGGCTCACACTGTCACTCTGGGCCGCGCGGCATCCGGGTCGTGCCACGGCGATGGTGCTGAACAGTCCTTGGCTAGAGCTTCAGACTCGTGAGCTCGGTCGGATGGCATTCGCGCCGATGAACTCAACGCTCATGAAGATTGGGCGGAAGACACCCTATCCGCAGATCGACCGGGGCTTTTATACCAAGTCATTACTCAAACAACTTGGCGGTGAATGGGAATACAACACGGCGTGGCGGCCGGAACTGACGTTTGCCGTGTATCCGGGTTGGCTCGATGCCGTGATCAAAGGGCACCAGACGGTAGCCCATAAGCTGCACCTGACCATTCCGGTGTACGTCATGCTCTCGGCGCGGAGCGTGATCAGGACCACCTGGGACGAGTCGATGCGCAAGGCAGACACGGTGCTGGATGTTGAGGGCGTCGCCGCCCGCTGTAAGGATCTTGGCGAGTCGACCACGCTTGTTCGGCTCGACGGTGCGCTGCACGACGTGGTGCTGTCCTCTCGCCCGGTGCGCGAGCGCGCCTTTGCCGGACTCCATACGTGGTTGCGTGGATACCTGAACTGA